From Canis lupus dingo isolate Sandy chromosome 24, ASM325472v2, whole genome shotgun sequence, a single genomic window includes:
- the PPDPF gene encoding pancreatic progenitor cell differentiation and proliferation factor isoform X1: protein MAAIPSGGSLVATHDYYRRRLGSASGNSACGGADCAGEAAPQRPGEGRPPTAAAGPWWAGFFSGRSALASTATVLQSPARTTPKRKLRESHSLLSKPHASLPDTLELCALHQVENKLQAASGPGGVREL from the exons atGGCGGCCATCCCGTCCGGCGGCTCGCTCGTGGCCACGCACGACTACTACCGGC GCCGCCTGGGCTCCGCGTCCGGTAACAGCGCGTGCGGCGGCGCCGACTGCGCGGGGGAGGCCGCCCCGCAGCGCCCCGGCGAGGGCAGGCCCCCCACGGCCGCCGCGGGCCCCTGGTGGGCCGGCTTCTTCTCCGGGAGGTCCGCGCTCGCGTCCACGGCCACCGTGCTGCAGTCGCCGGCGCG CACAACACCAAAAAGGAAGTTGAGAGAATCCCACTCTTTACTGTCCAAGCCGCACGCGAGCCTTCCCGACACCCTGGAACTGTGTGCCTTGCACCAAGTGGAAAATAAACTCCAAGCAGCCAGTGGCCCTGGTGGTGTGCGTGAGCTCTGA
- the PPDPF gene encoding pancreatic progenitor cell differentiation and proliferation factor isoform X2 yields MAAIPSGGSLVATHDYYRRRLGSASGNSACGGADCAGEAAPQRPGEGRPPTAAAGPWWAGFFSGRSALASTATVLQSPARPQPPQASGGAGTGDSALRAARKQPGRQPGQADPGPPS; encoded by the exons atGGCGGCCATCCCGTCCGGCGGCTCGCTCGTGGCCACGCACGACTACTACCGGC GCCGCCTGGGCTCCGCGTCCGGTAACAGCGCGTGCGGCGGCGCCGACTGCGCGGGGGAGGCCGCCCCGCAGCGCCCCGGCGAGGGCAGGCCCCCCACGGCCGCCGCGGGCCCCTGGTGGGCCGGCTTCTTCTCCGGGAGGTCCGCGCTCGCGTCCACGGCCACCGTGCTGCAGTCGCCGGCGCG CCCGCAGCCTCCCCAGGCCTCCGGCGGCGCCGGCACCGGCGACTCGGCCCTGCGAGCCGCGAGGAAGCAGCCCGGGCGCCAGCCTGGCCAAGCCGACCCCGGGCCGCCGTCCTGA
- the PTK6 gene encoding LOW QUALITY PROTEIN: protein-tyrosine kinase 6 (The sequence of the model RefSeq protein was modified relative to this genomic sequence to represent the inferred CDS: inserted 8 bases in 7 codons; deleted 1 base in 1 codon; substituted 2 bases at 2 genomic stop codons), which yields MTVAQADPASAGGRGGVQERAAGPAGGSPGCRGAQGEATWWLQVGPPPHRGAGRLPAWEGTAARPGGQSCCTGHGIPGQAHPGPQYVGLWDFQAHTDGELSFWAGDLLRVEGGGLWGAVLLDVAGGAXGQGYVPHSYLAGKGTVESEPNRDQGQSWAVTPGGPGLVLPRAGACGHPWARVREHPLSLATRLLKPRPRGPTHVRGMGVALTPQVAHPGPWAGGSGACSPSGSLRPFLGSSPALWHIRGLRRPEKWPLGRDGIMGAVSRGVGAQLGGCGVSSPGPPRPVPGGSAASRAPKRRTGCRPRTPRAPPWSGQRKAGRRLRSLGYGLRDPWRQPVAPRGTQGPPTRPAPSVCVSAQTPPGRLVPGAPDASASVPCGAGQAGRAATSSRGLPELPEHHRTRSLSHGPRLTVPCWKLEPKPLPHXEGWERPXGEFTLCRKLGSGYPGEVLEGLWKDQVRVAITVIARGDLLHQHTFQAEVQAMKKLRHKHALAPXAVASXGDPVYIVTELMPKGSLLELLRDAHEEALPXSELVGLASQVAEGTCXLQSQHYTHQDLAXRSAPGGPHDICKPGTSGARLTKEDVYLSQDXAPDAPSPALYSIGSDAWSFGILLHEILSRGQVPYPGMSNHEAFLRVDSGYRGPCPPECPPTAHKLMLSCWHRDPEQRPCSKALRERLSYVTSGGVAPAVLLRLLDGAAALHSQRQFQNPPAPGYPPS from the exons ATGACGGTTGCCCAGGCGGACCCGGCCTCAgcgggggggagagggggggtgCAGGAGAGAGCTGCTGGGCCGGcggggggcagccctgggtgccGGGGAGCCCAGGGAGAGGCCACCTGGTGGCTGCAGGTGGGGCCGCCTCCGCACAGGGGAGCAGGCCGGCTCCCGGCCTGGGAGGGAACGGCCGCGAGGCCAGGAGGCCAGTCCTGCTGCACCGGCCATGGGATCCCGGGCCAGGCCCACCCGGGGCCCCAGTACGTGGGCCTCTGGGACTTCCAGGCC CACACGGACGGGGAGCTGAGTTTCTGGGCGGGGGACCTGCTCCGCGTGGAAGGAGGAGGACTGTGGGGGGCCGTGCTGCTGGATGTGGCCggtgggg tgggccagggctACGTGCCCCACAGCTACCTGGCTGGGAAGGGGACGGTAGAGTCTGAGCC GAACAGGGACcaagggcagagctgggcagTCACGCCCGGTGGTCCAGGGCTGGTCCTGCCCCGTGCCGGCGCGTGTGGGCACCCGTGGGCCCGTGTGCGTGAGCATCCGCTGAGCCTGGCCACGCGGTTGCTGAAGCCCAGACCCCGGGGTCCCACTCATGTCCGTGGGATGGGAGTGGCTCTGACCCCACAGGTGGCacaccctgggccctgggcagggggcagcgGTGCCTGCAGCCCTTCTGGGTCACTGCGGCCTTTCCTGGGGTCCAGCCCGGCCCTGTGGCACATCCGGGGTCTCCGAAGGCCAGAGAAGTGGCCGTTGGGCAGGGACGGGATCATGGGGGCTGTGAGTCGGGGAGTCGGGGCGCAGCTGGGAGGATGTGGGGTCAGCAGCCCCGgaccgccccgccccgtcccagGTGGCTCGGCCGCATCTCGTGCTCCGAAGCGCCGCACCGGCTGCAGGCCGAGGACACCCCGGGCACCTCCCTGGTCGGGGCAGCGAAAAGCCGGGCGCCGACTACGTTCTCTCGGGTACGGCCTCCGCGACCCTTGGCGCCAGCCCGTGGCCCCCCGCGGGACTCAGGGTCCTCCGACCCGGCCCGCCCCCTCGGTCTGTGTGTCCGCCCAGACTCCCCCAGGGCGGCTAGTTCCTGGGGCCCCGGACGCGAGCGCCTCTGTCCCCTGCGGTGCGGGACAGGCGGGCCGTGCGGCCACGTCCTCCCGCGGGCTGCCCGAGCTCCCGGAGCATCACCGGACCCGGAGTCTGTCCCACGGCCCACGGCTGACCGTGCCCTGCTGGAAG CTCGAGCCCAAGCCCCTGCCCC GTGAAGGCTGGGAGAGGCCATAGGGGGAGTTCACGCTCTGCAGGAAGCTGGGGTCCGGCTACCCCGGGGAGGTCCTCGAGGGGCTCTGGAAAGACCAGGTCCGCGTGGCTATCACGGTGATTGCTCGAG GTGACCTCCTACACCAGCACACGTTCCAGGCGGAGGTCCAGGCCATGAAGAAGCTCCGACACAAGCACGCCCTGGCACCGTAGGCCGTGGCAT GGGGGGACCCCGTGTACATCGTCACGGAGCTCATGCCCAAGGGGAGCCTTCTGGAGCTGCTGCGGG ACGCCCACGAGGAAGCCCTGC TCTCGGAGCTGGTGGGCCTCGCGTCACAGGTGGCCGAGGGCACGT TGCTGCAGTCGCAGCACTACACCCACCAGGACCTGG GCCGGAGCGCCCCCGGGGGGCCACACGACATCTGCAAGCCGGGGACTTCGGGCGCCAGGCTCACCAAG GAGGACGTGTACCTCTCCCAGGA CGCCCCCGACGCCCCCTCCCCAGCGCTTTACTCCATCGGATCTGACGCCTGGTCCTTCGGGATTCTCCTCCACGAGATTTTGAGCAGGGGGCAGGTGCCTTATCCGG GCATGTCCAACCACGAGGCCTTCCTGAGGGTGGACTCGGGCTACCGTGGGCCCTGCCCCCCCGAGTGCCCACCCACCGCACACAAGCTGATGCTCTCGTGCTGGCACAGGGACCCCGAGCAGAGGCCCTGCTCCAAAGCCCTGCGGGAGAGGCTCTCCTATGTCACCAG TGGAGGCGTGGCCCCTGCTGTCCTCCTGAGACTCTTGGACGGTGCCGCAGCTCTCCACAGCCAACGCCAATTCCAGAACCCTCCAGCGCCTGGTTACCCTCCTTCCTAA
- the SRMS gene encoding tyrosine-protein kinase Srms produces the protein MEPFLRKRLTFLSFFWDKIWPVAAPDDGLPGLPERTADFSARGAGELSVRRGDRPCALREDGDYLLARRLSGPPSPGPVPLSHLARAAPEPEPEPEPLPDRPWYFSGISRARAQQLLLSPANAPGAFLVRPSESSHGDYSLSVRAQAKVRHYRISAAADGLYLQKGRLFPSLEELLAYYAANWKLIRNPLLQPCVAQGAAGGGSGCPPPPQKLPQQDEWERPRSEFALRRKLGEGHFGEVWEGLWLGSTPVAVKVIKSAYMKLADLAKEIQTLKSLRHERLIRLHAVCSAGEPVYIVTELMRKGNLQAFLGGPEGRALGLPVLLSFACQVAEGMSYLEERRIVHRDLAARNVLVGDDLACKVADFGLARLLKEDIYSPSSGCKIPVKWTAPEAANYRIYSPKSDVWSFGVLLYEVFTHGQCPYEGLSNHEALQQVTRGYRLPRPAACPAEVYTLMLECWKGSPARRPAFATLQDRLSAAHGRLRPAHT, from the exons ATGGAGCCCTTCCTCAGGAAGCGGCTGACCTTCCTGTCCTTCTTCTGGGACAAGATCTGGCCGGTGGCGGCGCCGGACGacgggctccccgggctccccgaGCGCACGGCGGACTTCagcgcgcggggcgcgggggagcTGAGCGTCCGCCGCGGGGACCGGCCGTGCGCCCTCAGGGAGGACGGCGACTACCTCTTGGCGCGCAGGCTCTCGGGCCCGCCCAGCCCCGGGCCGGTACCGCTCAGCCACCTGGCCAGGGCCgccccggagccggagccggagccggagccgctCCCGGACCGCCC CTGGTACTTCAGCGGCATCAGCCGCGCCCGCGCACAGCAGCTGCTCCTGTCTCCCGCCAACGCGCCCGGGGCCTTCCTCGTTCGGCCCAGCGAGAGCAGCCACGGGGACTACTCGCTCTCAG TCCGGGCCCAGGCCAAGGTTCGCCACTACCGCATCTCCGCGGCCGCCGACGGTCTCTACCTGCAGAAGGGCCGGCTCTTCCCCAGCCTGGAGGAGCTGCTCGCCTACTACGCGGCCAACTGGAAGCTGATCCGGAACCCGCTGCTGCAGCCCTGTGTGGCCCAG GGAGCGGCAGGCGGAGGCTCggggtgccccccgccccctcagaAGCTCCCCCAGCAGGACGAGTGGGAGCGGCCTCGCTCAGAGTTTGCCCTGCGGAGGAAGCTGGGAGAAGGCCACTTCGGGGAGGTGTGGGAAGGCCTGTGGCTTGGCTCCACGCCGGTGGCCGTCAAGGTCATTAAATCAG CCTACATGAAGCTGGCGGACCTCGCCAAGGAGATCCAGACACTCAAGAGCCTGAGGCACGAGCGTCTCATCCGGCTGCACGCCGTGTGCTCGGCTGGCGAGCCCGTGTACATCGTCACCGAGCTCATGCGCAAGGGCAACCTGCAGGCCTTCCTGGGCG GCCCCGAGGGACGGGCCCTGGGCCTGCCCGTCCTGCTGAGCTTTGCGTGCCAGGTGGCTGAGGGCATGAGCTACCTGGAGGAGCGGCGCATCGTGCACCGGGACCTGGCGGCCAGGAACGTGCTTGTGGGTGACGACCTGGCCTGCAAGGTGGCCGACTTCGGCCTGGCCCGGCTGCTCAAG GAGGACATCTACTCCCCAAGCAGTGGCTGCAAGATCCCTGTCAAGTGGACGGCGCCCGAGGCAGCCAACTATCGCATCTACTCCCCGAAGTCAGACGTCTGGTCCTTCGGGGTCCTGCTCTATGAGGTCTTCACCCACGGCCAGTGTCCCTACGAAG GGCTGAGCAACCACGAGGCCCTGCAGCAGGTGACTCGAGGCTACCGGCTGCCGCGGCCCGCCGCCTGCCCGGCCGAGGTCTACACGCTCATGCTGGAGTGCTGGAAGGGCAGCCCCGCGCGGCGGCCGGCCTTCGCCACGCTGCAGGACAGGCTGAGCGCGGCCCACGGGCGCCTCCGCCCTGCTCACACGTGA
- the FNDC11 gene encoding fibronectin type III domain-containing protein 11 isoform X2, translating into MRWGTRIFPPRGASRHRVGLSNQELRPAATPPPPLAPGTSWPCVWTMNLQVTGLGLDKMKLDSPQSFLDQEEAEEAEEQQLLAPAAWRTYMERRAALREFLTAELSPQLLKRHHARMELLRKCSYYIEILPKHLALGDQNPLVLPSTMFQLIDPWKFQRMKKVGTAQTKIQLLLLGDLLEQLDRGRAELDALLESPDPRPFVAGWGLVEQRLADLSAVVDSFLALMVPGRLHIKHRLVSDVGATKIPHIRLMLSTKMPVVFDRKESVAHQDWVSLRWFVTIQPAAPEQFELRFKLLDPRTQQECTQCGIIPVAACTFDIHNLLPNRSYKFTVKRAESYTLVYEPWRDSLTLHTRPGPPEGRAPSRLGKPGLPLPTLSER; encoded by the exons ATGAGATGGGGCACCAGGATCTTCCCGCCCCGAGGGGCGTCGAGGCACAGAGTGGGGCTCAGTAACCAGGAGCTGAGGCCAGCGGCCACCCCGCCGCCTCCACTGGCTCCAGGCACCAGCTGGCCTTGTGTTTGG acAATGAACTTGCAGGTGACAGGCCTGGGCCTGGACAAGATGAAGCTGGACAGTCCTCAGTCCTTCCTGGAccaggaggaggcggaggaggcggaggagcaGCAGCTGCTGGCGCCGGCGGCTTGGCGGACCTACATGGAGCGCCGCGCGGCGCTGCGCGAGTTCCTGACGGCGGAGCTGAGCCCGCAGCTGCTCAAGCGCCACCACGCCCGCATGGAGCTGCTCAGGAAGTGTTCCTACTACATCGAGATCCTGCCCAAGCACCTGGCCCTGGGTGACCAGAACCCCCTGGTGCTGCCCAGCACCATGTTCCAGCTCATCGACCCCTGGAAGTTCCAGCGCATGAAGAAGGTGGGCACCGCCCAGACCAAGATCCAGCTCCTGCTGCTCGGGGACCTGCTGGAGCAGCTGGACCGCGGCCGCGCCGAGCTCGACGCTCTGCTGGAGTCGCCTGACCCGCGGCCCTTTGTGGCCGGCTGGGGCCTGGTGGAGCAGCGGCTGGCCGACCTGTCGGCGGTCGTGGACAGCTTCCTGGCCCTGATGGTGCCCGGGCGTCTGCACATCAAGCACCGCCTGGTGTCTGACGTCGGCGCCACCAAGATCCCGCACATCAGGCTCATGCTGAGCACCAAGATGCCCGTCGTGTTCGATCGAAAGGAGTCGGTGGCCCACCAGGACTGGGTCAGCCTGCGCTGGTTCGTCACCATCCAGCCAGCGGCACCAGAGCAGTTTGAGCTTCGCTTCAAGCTGCTGGACCCACGGACACAGCAGGAGTGCACGCAGTGCGGCATCATCCCCGTGGCCGCCTGCACCTTCGACATCCACAACCTGCTGCCCAACCGCTCCTACAAGTTCACCGTCAAGAGAGCAGAGAGCTACACACTGGTGTACGAGCCCTGGCGGGACAGCCTCACCCTGCACACCAGGCCGGGGCCCCCCGAAGGGCGCGCCCCCAGTCGGCTAGGCAAGCcgggcctgcccctgcccacacTTTCTGAGAgatga
- the FNDC11 gene encoding fibronectin type III domain-containing protein 11 isoform X1 gives MNLQVTGLGLDKMKLDSPQSFLDQEEAEEAEEQQLLAPAAWRTYMERRAALREFLTAELSPQLLKRHHARMELLRKCSYYIEILPKHLALGDQNPLVLPSTMFQLIDPWKFQRMKKVGTAQTKIQLLLLGDLLEQLDRGRAELDALLESPDPRPFVAGWGLVEQRLADLSAVVDSFLALMVPGRLHIKHRLVSDVGATKIPHIRLMLSTKMPVVFDRKESVAHQDWVSLRWFVTIQPAAPEQFELRFKLLDPRTQQECTQCGIIPVAACTFDIHNLLPNRSYKFTVKRAESYTLVYEPWRDSLTLHTRPGPPEGRAPSRLGKPGLPLPTLSER, from the coding sequence ATGAACTTGCAGGTGACAGGCCTGGGCCTGGACAAGATGAAGCTGGACAGTCCTCAGTCCTTCCTGGAccaggaggaggcggaggaggcggaggagcaGCAGCTGCTGGCGCCGGCGGCTTGGCGGACCTACATGGAGCGCCGCGCGGCGCTGCGCGAGTTCCTGACGGCGGAGCTGAGCCCGCAGCTGCTCAAGCGCCACCACGCCCGCATGGAGCTGCTCAGGAAGTGTTCCTACTACATCGAGATCCTGCCCAAGCACCTGGCCCTGGGTGACCAGAACCCCCTGGTGCTGCCCAGCACCATGTTCCAGCTCATCGACCCCTGGAAGTTCCAGCGCATGAAGAAGGTGGGCACCGCCCAGACCAAGATCCAGCTCCTGCTGCTCGGGGACCTGCTGGAGCAGCTGGACCGCGGCCGCGCCGAGCTCGACGCTCTGCTGGAGTCGCCTGACCCGCGGCCCTTTGTGGCCGGCTGGGGCCTGGTGGAGCAGCGGCTGGCCGACCTGTCGGCGGTCGTGGACAGCTTCCTGGCCCTGATGGTGCCCGGGCGTCTGCACATCAAGCACCGCCTGGTGTCTGACGTCGGCGCCACCAAGATCCCGCACATCAGGCTCATGCTGAGCACCAAGATGCCCGTCGTGTTCGATCGAAAGGAGTCGGTGGCCCACCAGGACTGGGTCAGCCTGCGCTGGTTCGTCACCATCCAGCCAGCGGCACCAGAGCAGTTTGAGCTTCGCTTCAAGCTGCTGGACCCACGGACACAGCAGGAGTGCACGCAGTGCGGCATCATCCCCGTGGCCGCCTGCACCTTCGACATCCACAACCTGCTGCCCAACCGCTCCTACAAGTTCACCGTCAAGAGAGCAGAGAGCTACACACTGGTGTACGAGCCCTGGCGGGACAGCCTCACCCTGCACACCAGGCCGGGGCCCCCCGAAGGGCGCGCCCCCAGTCGGCTAGGCAAGCcgggcctgcccctgcccacacTTTCTGAGAgatga